A stretch of the Neodiprion lecontei isolate iyNeoLeco1 chromosome 4, iyNeoLeco1.1, whole genome shotgun sequence genome encodes the following:
- the LOC107225636 gene encoding uncharacterized protein LOC107225636 isoform X1 — protein MLQPDFVTKKQPTANLESKKGLLKINTSTPHESRSTIRTSSRSAIKKNIVLHRLLYQVRQNLDSALASRSLQDLTVQGERSISSFSNLRSQSKQLANNPHPTYLYSTAMVDTDPQIKRLLLPTEETLFEQLLRIGLYLGAVFQIICLLAIVVYQAGPSDGVTALKDDPSDVECSENSPQVTPRRPHRLRKQEKKKRR, from the exons ATGCTTCAGCCAGattttgtaacaaaaaaacagCCGACTGCAAACCTTGAATCAAAAAAAGGATTGCTGAAAATAAACACTTCTACTCCGCACGAATCACGTTCGACCATTCGAACCTCTTCACGTTCTgctattaaaaaaaacatcgttTTACACAGATTATTATATCAAGTCCGTCAGAATTTAGATTCAGCACTTGCAAGTCGGAG CCTTCAAGATTTAACAGTTCAAGGGGAGAGATCAATTagttcattttcaaatttacgcAGTCAATCTAAACAGCTTGCAAATAACCCGCATCCAACATACCTGTACAG CACTGCGATGGTGGACACCGACCCTCAAATAAAGAGGCTTTTGTTGCCTACGGAGGAAACTTTGTTTGAGCAATTATTGAGAATTGGTCTTTACCTGGGAGCTGTATTTCAAATTATCTGTCTCCTGGCAATTGTAGTGTACCAGGCAGGACCATCAGACGGGGTGACTGCTCTAAAG GACGATCCAAGTGATGTTGAATGCTCCGAAAACAGCCCTCAAGTAACACCCAGACGGCCTCATAGACTCcgaaaacaagagaaaaaaaagagacgcTGA
- the LOC107225636 gene encoding uncharacterized protein LOC107225636 isoform X2: MLQPDFVTKKQPTANLESKKGLLKINTSTPHESRSTIRTSSRSAIKKNIVLHRLLYQVRQNLDSALASRSTAMVDTDPQIKRLLLPTEETLFEQLLRIGLYLGAVFQIICLLAIVVYQAGPSDGVTALKDDPSDVECSENSPQVTPRRPHRLRKQEKKKRR; encoded by the exons ATGCTTCAGCCAGattttgtaacaaaaaaacagCCGACTGCAAACCTTGAATCAAAAAAAGGATTGCTGAAAATAAACACTTCTACTCCGCACGAATCACGTTCGACCATTCGAACCTCTTCACGTTCTgctattaaaaaaaacatcgttTTACACAGATTATTATATCAAGTCCGTCAGAATTTAGATTCAGCACTTGCAAGTCGGAG CACTGCGATGGTGGACACCGACCCTCAAATAAAGAGGCTTTTGTTGCCTACGGAGGAAACTTTGTTTGAGCAATTATTGAGAATTGGTCTTTACCTGGGAGCTGTATTTCAAATTATCTGTCTCCTGGCAATTGTAGTGTACCAGGCAGGACCATCAGACGGGGTGACTGCTCTAAAG GACGATCCAAGTGATGTTGAATGCTCCGAAAACAGCCCTCAAGTAACACCCAGACGGCCTCATAGACTCcgaaaacaagagaaaaaaaagagacgcTGA
- the LOC107225636 gene encoding protein anon-73B1 isoform X3, giving the protein MVDTDPQIKRLLLPTEETLFEQLLRIGLYLGAVFQIICLLAIVVYQAGPSDGVTALKDDPSDVECSENSPQVTPRRPHRLRKQEKKKRR; this is encoded by the exons ATGGTGGACACCGACCCTCAAATAAAGAGGCTTTTGTTGCCTACGGAGGAAACTTTGTTTGAGCAATTATTGAGAATTGGTCTTTACCTGGGAGCTGTATTTCAAATTATCTGTCTCCTGGCAATTGTAGTGTACCAGGCAGGACCATCAGACGGGGTGACTGCTCTAAAG GACGATCCAAGTGATGTTGAATGCTCCGAAAACAGCCCTCAAGTAACACCCAGACGGCCTCATAGACTCcgaaaacaagagaaaaaaaagagacgcTGA